The genomic window GtactcattatctgctatgcagacaCCTTCCAGACGCTGCAGCCACCTTCAGACTGGCACTGACCCCTTTAAAGtggctggtggaagcttctgccagctattttaaaggggtccacacTGGTTGAAGGTGGCATTATGAAGGTGTGTGCAGCATCTGCAAGGTCTCTGTAGCATTCAAAGATCTTCTGGCACTTTCTACTGCACTTTGCTGACTTCGTGAGGGtgtctgctggattcttctgatggcaggtagGGTAACCCGCCTAACTTTTACCTAACTTCATTGATCCCATAGTATCAGTGGTTTGTTATCTGTGGATTCGCTATCCACTAGGATTTCCAGGAGCCTaatcctagtggataacaagaattaATTGCACAGAAGGTGATCATTGTATTACTGCCAGCCATAGAAAAAAGAAACAAGTAGCTATGCAAAACCctaaagcaagggtctccaaaccccggcccgggggccagatgcggcctgcagcgagcctctatctgtgCTGTGGTGAGCCTCTTGACCCctgaagcctctggcccattcagctgaatgtgaccagagctgtgctctggttgtgtctggagggtgttctgagggccggaaaggttgaatgaatgagcccacttattcactcatctaagttccttctctaatttatttatttaaattttatagttaaatttttttctggccctcaacactgcgccagatatttgatgtggccctctggccaaaacgtttggagacccctgccctaaagcaagggtatcaaactcgtttcatacagagggctgaagttagcattcagagtgcctgctgaggaccagaagtgatgtcattaagcagaaagtgacattaagcagctgatggccagaaatcagcactttgttttcatatagaagcttattaactgcaaacggcaggagagaaaatatgcaaatcttgttcgtatttcaggatatgggaaaacccaattttcatgtgggctgctgtttcaacagtaatacctcagcaccactcagcagctgagaacctgagggccagataaaaagcttccaggggccgcatctggcccccgggccttatgtttgacacccctgccctgaaGCATATGCTTAGTGTTGTCCTTAGGCCCTTGAAGGGATTTTACTTAGTGCTTCTCAGCAGTTTTCAAGCTTACTTGTACTATGGTTTCTAGAACcgtaagggctagaaacttgtttgtttttaatgaatgCTGAGATTCTCAGGATCTTCATCTCTagtgtcaaatgctgcccttgTATGCCATGATCACAGGTGTGTGCAAAATGTAGAGCCTTGCTTGCAGGAATGGGAGCACATCAGGTCGGGTGACACATCAGGTCAGGCTCCCACTTCAAGCTCTTCTTCCACTTGCAGAGCCTGGCCACTGCCCTCATTCCCCAATGGCAGAAGGATGAATTCAGAGAGGCTCTCAAAGCACTAAAGAAGGTTATGGATGATCTTGATCGTGCCAGCAAAGCCGATGTCCAGAAACGAGTGAGCATGACTttgttttctctccctccctccacatcaTATGTGAAGAGTGCATGTGTATGATTGCTCAGTTTCCCTTTTGAAAGCTGTGCAAACGATGTGCAGGAAAGGACTTGCCTCCACTTGTGTAGTTTCATAGGCACTGAGGTTATTCAGACAGCCTGCATTTTCTCCTGCCCCTTCTCTCTGGAGTGAGCTGCATCACCAGCTGTCAGAGGAGACACCATCCACATCCCTATGTGTCCTTAATACATTGTAcctttataagaacagccccactggatcaggccataggcccatctagtccagcttcctgtatctcacagcggcccaccaaatgccccagggagcacaccagataacaagagacatcatcctggtgccctcccttgcattggcattctgacaaagcccatttctaaaatcaggaggttgcacatacacatcatggcttgtaacctataatggatttttcctccagaaacttgtccaatccccttttaacctTTGGCTCATTTTTAATTGTCAGCTGTTCTAGGAGCCAGTCTTGGCTAGAAAGCAGGGTATTTTGTTTACTCACTCCATTTATATCTAGCATTTCAGTCACAGACATACCAAAGCAACttggagcctaatcctgagctcttcagtgccAGCAGTATGCTTGTAGATACCCTGCTTCTGGTTACTGTGAACTGCCAAAGTTGCCCTGCTTCTGGTTATTGCCAGCTGCCCTTCTGAAGTGGAGGGTCTGCAAGCAGGGCCTCTCTGGCTGATCTTAAAACCTGGGCAAGTGCATAGTTGAGGAGGCAGTCCTTAAATATAGtggggcccttggtatccatcaggggatctgttccaggaccccctgcagaaaCAGAAATCCGTGGCTATTCAAATCCACAGGGAGGCCTTTGGAACACCTCTTGGACATGATTGAAAGGGTTATGCCTGGAGGCTTCTGCTGTGGGTCAGCACCTAGTTAGTCAAATCCGCAGGTGCCAAGCCCACAAGTAAGGAAGGCCAACTGTATAATGCAATTCATGTTTCCCCAATATACTTGCAATATTTACCATGCTTGATAACTTGGTCACAACAGACATTAATACCAGAAtataagtaaaaaataaaaatgtaatttgAAGAGGGACTCTTGGCATCTGACAAAAACTTGAACACTGGAACTGAAAACTTGAACACTTGAAAACTTGAACTGGAACACTGTCACTGGCATTCTGGCCTCTCTGATTGAATATTTTCTTGTTTCCTCAGGTTttggacaaaacaaaacaactcatTGAGTCTCACCCCAACCAACCGCTGGTCATCCTAGAAATGGAAAATGGTGCTTCTGCAAAGGTACCCTAACCACATGGCAACAACAGCCTTTCTCCTTTTCTATTGGGAGCACCTCCTGTGAGTTGAGTGGGTGGCAAGAGAATCTGCAGATTTGTTCACATGCTTCCATTCTGGTGCAAACTGTTACGTAGGCCTGGCAAGATGAGAATGCGGTGGAAGTGCAACAGCTTCTCCATTTTTGATCTGGGAGTGTCTTGCTCCTTTTTGGCTGAGTATAGTTACATCTGTTGATCCAAGGACATGTAAGTGGCATCTGACAGTGGACTTCTGCAGAAAGTGCCCTGTGAAAAGGCAATGCTTCTCATCCCCAGGATCCCCTGGCACTTGTCATGGAGAAGTGGAGACATGCCCTCCACTGGTCCCTGGCAGCCATTGATCCCAGTGCAGAGGTTCACACATTGGCTGCTGCACACAGGCAGGAGATTCTGTTGTGGGTCAATTCTCCTCACCCGGTTCCTGCCCTGGATTCGGATACTAGGCTCATTCCTAGAAAGCTGGCACAGCCGCTTCTGTAACTGTTTACTTATCCTTCTACAGGCACTGAATGAATCCCTGAAGCTGTTAAAAACACACTCTCCTGAGACAGCCGCCATGCTCTTCACGGTGGATAATGAAGCTGGCAAAATTACTTGCTTATGCCAAGTTCCTCAGGTAAATGGGGGGAACCCAAGTTTGTGGGGCACCAGATAGAAAGCCGTTTAGGATCACTCAGAGGGGGAATGGCTGTGTGACTATATTCTCTGTCTGAAGTGTGCAGATGGTGGATTTTGCCACCACTGCTTTGTTCAGATGGCGGAATCTGGATTTGGGAATTGCTTATTGTTACCTGCCTCTTTGTTTTGTGGCCATTATAGAATTTGGGTATCTGGGGGCTTTGTACTGCAGAGCCAGCAACATTGTTTTCTCCATGTTCTCAGCCTATAGATGATGAATGAAAGGAGACACCtgcttgaggggggggggcagtactaGCAATGAATGGTTGCATTTCTGCCCCTcttttcctccagagagctcagagTAGCCTACAAGgttctcttccactccattttaTACAAACAGTTCTGTAAAGTAGGATCAGTCCAAAGGCTCTTGTACTCTTGACATCCTGCTTTCAGCCTCAGCCTGCCAGATGCTTCGTGCCCTGTTTGTGAGTTTCCTGGAGGAAACACCCCTTCTTCAATATTTGCATTCCAGGAGCTGATATGTAGTGGCCTCTTAAtcttggaggttccatttagctgtctGGACAATAACCCATAATAGACCTTCTCCTTCTCCATGAATATGTTAAGGCTTCCTCCCTTAAAGCCACTGAAAATAGTGAGTCATCACATCTTGTCACAGGAAATTGCAATAAATTTAACTTGTAAGTTGTTCCCTCCAGGATCCCTTCTCCATGTGCTACGCCCAGTCAGACCCAGCATTTGGATTAAGCACAAAACTCAGTAATATGcattctctctctatctctctctctcaggaagtTGCCAGCAAAGGACTGAAGGCCAGTGAGTGGGTGCAACAGGTGTCCGGGCTGATGGATGGCAAAGGAGGTGGAAAGGACCTCTCTGCTCAAGCGACAGGCAAAAACACTGACTGTCTCGAGGAAGCCCTGAGGCTGGCTACAGACTTTGCCAAGCTCAAACTGGGAGACCTGAAAAACTGACTCAAGTCCTAGGAGCACATCTGTAGAGGGAATAACTTGTCGTCTTGGGCCATAGGTCAGGAGTTTAATGGCATCTGTGGAGATGGAGACTACACATTATTGTCTCTAAATTCATCCGCTCAGGCACTAACCAAGCAAGGCGGCAGTGTCCAAGCATAGGACAAAACAGCCCAGGACTGCATGAGTTTTATTCCAGACATGGGGTAATAACTGACCCATCTTAGGTTGCCCATTGTTGACTAACTGTTGCCCCACCTCTCTGTGCACAAATGTTTGGTCACATGCTCCCTGCTAGTCTCAATTTACTGCTCAATGCTGCCACCATTGTACAGTtttaaaggatcaaaacagggaCTGCACATGAACCCCCTGTCCATGCTCAAGCACTTGAGCCACTCTGTATAAAGCGAGTGTGTGCAGGGGCGAGCATCGGAGCTGCTCATTGTCCCTCTTTTTTCCTTATCACTGTAGCTGTGGAAACTCATCTCTTCATTCATAGTGTTAACCCTTTGTTTTGTAGCAGTAAAGCCTTAGCTGGGCAGATTTGCCGTGGCATAAGGAGTACTGCTGAAATAGGTTCAGTGCTAAATAAAAAGAACAGATGCTGTGTGTTTTGAACTGAATTTGTTACAAGGGAAAGTGAAGAAAGCACTTTCAGAAGCTGAGAAGAGTTGCATGCATACGTGTTAGCTGGATGTGCCCCCTTTCTATATTGCAACATCTGTCTGTTTAAACATTTATGTGTTGCTTTTCAACACAAGGCCCCAAAGTAGTGTGCAATTCATCAATAAAACACATAAAATCCCAGCATCTTAAAAAGAGCAATATGAAAATCAGAGAAATCCTGTCTGCTGCCACCAAATACAATCAAATAAACAGAGGCTGCAGGATTAATTCAGAATAGTCCTTCTCCTTTGAAGCCCTCATGAAGTAGAACAGTAAAGTCTAGGCACCATAAGTGAAAAGGCCCTGCCTGTGTACcatctaacccagccattttcaaccactgggccgtggcccattggtgtgccacaagtggtccacaggaatttgggggaagaacatttattagtagggccaataggggatgtAAGCCTCACtagcagcatgttgtgccttgtcaattgtgccttgtcagtatgctatgagatgaaaaaagctgaaaatggCTATTCTAACCATTGCCTAACCATTGATTTTGGAGGGTGAGTAGAGCACTATTGAGGACTTTCAGCCCTAATTTTCACACTTCTGGGGTGAAGCAGTTGTGTGGGGGAGTGAGGCTTGTGATTGCAGAGCATTTTAACAGCATGTCACTGAAATGGAGACTAGCACTTAGATCCCTTAAAgctattcaatctgtgcgtccagcctccctagtgaggtgtggctagcctccaggggcattgccaggcatctcggggagaggggctgtgctgctctgctgcacatgctgcctcctgacttactacttttctgcagctgtgaacgaggtgggtggggcagcgtgaggctggaagggtgtgtgaaacatggtggggggaggtaggagagaaggctggctgggcaggcagaggtgccgcatctcatcatggagctctccatgttcaaccttgccccaaggactacatttcccagtgtgccccttgccctaggcatcctgggattggtcaaggctggaggagagaagagtgtgaggtgctgcatctcagcaGCACAGGGctcactcctggcaggcttcaaagtgggagggaagagtTAAGTCCTCGGCTTGGGgaccccagcctgctcttagtgtccaaatgccgcagcctgcattcctccatcttgcctggggggaacgggtgacatctgcatgttgggtgtaagtgtgtgagcagcccccatctactttggggtgagttgtaaccttgctgggtgtggctgcaatcctttccacactttcctgggagtaagccccaatgactcaaatggggcttctgagtagacctacataggcttggggtctgtgtcagcttaacccaggatcttcacctttctctttttcctcccccttcaaagccactcttgatggctttgtctccaaaaattgattaaaaataaaaatccccattcctttttagccattcccctttttcctcctgcctccttgtgggggggggggggtactctgttggctgctattgtacgacaaaaggcacaatcctagctaggtctactcagaagcaaatcccattgtgttcaatggggcttactcccaggaaagtggggttagtattccagccaaacagtctctaggtctcagtttgcatcagtttgcaattagcagatacactcAAAACAAAGTCGTCCCCTCcctcagcaaattcatcactttcccccctctctttccaaaaccttccagttgtgctgctaacaaactcaaggcacaatcctaaccaggtctactcagaagtaagtcctattttgttcagtggggcttactttcaggtaagtgtggttaggattgcagcctcagagggcTGGCAGCCAtttctagtgtataacaccttcatccccattttgggggtaactgaggtgaagtGTTGTAacgggagccatggccaatggccacaaggatcaggggaggcgcaagctagaaaagttcaagaaccactgccttaaaggaatAGGTAACAACCGAAAAGTTCAGGAAAAGCATAGGAAAACAACATAGGTATGCTCCATGTAGTGATGTTCTGGTGAACAACATACCATGTATCCAGCAGTGGTCCTGCCAAAAACTGGGCTGGCTTCCTGCTGGCTCAAACATTCATGTGCTTTCCATGTACTTTCTGTTGGCACTTTCTCCGGAAGGGACGTAGATAAGTGTTCCTTCCtgctccacaaggcattctgggtgtAAGCCAGCAGCCATTAGCAGTTGTCTATGACCAGCTCACCTAACCATGGGGTTAGCGGAATGGATCCCCATCAGTAGGCAgggtgcatgcctgtattttcATTTCCAAATGCAGCTATGACTTTGAGGACTGTGCAAACTGCTTACAGTTCCCCCTTGTCAAAAAAACTCCTAAGAAAAAGAAGCATCAAGATGGATATGGTTAAGTAGATGTGATTACTCATTTAAGTGGTCTGAGACAGAATCCTCAGCAGCCCAGATTTATCCTGTGCACTGAGAGGTAAGGCTATAAGCAGCAATGCTGGAAGTAGTGGGAAGTTCTGGTGCAGTTGAGGTACAAGTTAATCCTCCTGATTTAGGTCCATAAGGGGAGAGGGAAAAGCTATCCTGCTGTTTCTCAGAAGTCTGGACCACACACTGGAGCAGTGTGTCTCCTGTGTGGAAGAAATTTACTAGTCAAATTCGGTTGCAACCACTTAACCTTTATCTGTGCCCTGGTAGCCCAGGCAACCCCCCACAATGAAGCACATGAACTACTAGATCAGGGGTAGCCAAACTTTAAAATTTGGGACTCCTGGACATTGAACAATTgggtagaagaggaaatttcagcagctgcaggttgtcatctgtgagatgagaagcacctgctggaattccctcttctgcacctttgttTCTACATAGTCTTGCTTTTGATATATTTGAAATACATCTAAAGCAACTTACAAAAAGTAACACTATGAAAGCAGGATAAATGGGTGATAGAAGCTTTTGTAAACTTTTGCCAACTTTGTCCCATCATAGTCAACTGGTCTTACTCCAGGGAAGTATGGACAGAGCTTttaaatgagaataaaaaggaacataaactgtggcaaaagaaatgtaagaagatgatacgggaggccaagagagactatgaggaacgcatggccagcaacattaaggggaataataaaagcttcttcaaatatgttagaagcaggaaacccgccagagaagcggttggccctctggatggtgagggagggaaaggggagataaaaggagacttagagatggcagagaaattaaatgagttctttgcatctgtcttcacggcagaagacctcgggcagataccgctgcccgaacggcccctcctaactgaggagttaagtcagatagaggttaaaagagaagatgtttcagacctcattgataaattaaagatcaataagtcaccgggccctgatggcatacacccaagggttattaaggaattgaagaatgaagttgcagatctcttgactaagatatgcaacttgtacctcaaaacggccacggtgccagaagattggaggatagcaaatgtcacgcctatctttaaaaagggaaagatggggaacccgggaaactataggctggtcagcctaatatctataccgggtaagatggtggaatgcctcagcaaatatagaatctcaaaacacatagatgaacaggccttgctgagggagaatcagcctggcttctgtaagggtaagtcttgcctcatgaaccttatagaattatttgaaaaggtcaacaggcatatggatgtgggagaacctgtggacattatatatctggactttcagaaggtgtttgacatggtcccccaccaaaggctactgagaaaactccacagtcagggaattagaggacaggtcctctcctggattgagacctggttgaagaccaggaaacagagagtgggtgtcaatgggcaatttccacaatgcagagaggtgaaaagcggtgtgccccaaggatctgtcctgggacctgtgcttttcatcctcttcataaatgacctggagacagggctgagcagtgaggtggctaagtttgcagacgacaccaaacttttccgagtggtgaaaaccagaagtgactgtgaggagctccagaaggatctctccagactggcagaatgggcagcaaaatgacagatgcgcttcaatgtcagtaagtgtaaagtcatgcacattggggcaaaaaatcaaaacttcacaaataggctgatgggttttgagctgtctgtgacagatcaggagagagatcttggggtggtggtgaacaggtcgatgaaagtgtcgacccaatgtgcagtggcagtgaaggccaattctatgcttgggatcattaggaagggtattgagaacaaaacggttagtattataatgccgttgtacaaatctatggtaaggccacacctggagtattgtgtccagttctggtcgccgcatctcaaaaaagacatagtggaaatggaaaaggtgcaaaagagggcaactaagatgattgctgggctggggcaccttccttatgaggaaaggctatggcgtttgggcctcttcagcctagaaaagagacgcctgaggggggacatgattgagacatacaaaattatgcaggggatggacagagtggatagggagatgctctttacactctcacataacaccagaaccaggggacatccactaaaattgagcgttgggagggttaggacggacaaaagaaaatatttctttactcagcgtgtggttggtctgtggaactccttgccacaggatgtggtgacggcatctggcctggacccctttaaaaggggattggactagtttctggaggaaaaatccattacggggtacaagccatgatgtgtatgcgcaacctcctgattttagaaatgggctatgccagatgcaagggagggcaccaggatgaggtctcttgttatctggtgtgctccctggggcatttggtgggccgctgagatccaggaagctggactagacgggcctctggcctgatccagtggggcggttctcaTGTGCTTAGCTGCAGCCTCGGAGCCGACGCTTCTCTACTGGGAAGGAAGCACCACTGCTCCCacgaggcttgctcccagggcagTGGACGGGAGCGCAGCCCTGCTCGGAAGAGAGTCCGTGGGGCTGGGCGCTGCGCGGCGGGCCGGCAGAGGGCGCGGCGGGCGAGGGCTGCGGGCCTCTTCCGCCCTGCCTTCCGGAGCCGAGCCGCAGCCATGCCGCTGGACCACCGGCGCGTGCCGGGGCCGGAGGAGTCGCAGTCGCCGCTGCTGTTCGCGCGCGGGGGCGGCGAGGCGGGCGCGGGCGCGGGGGGCGTCCCGGGGCCGGCGCGGGACCCGGCGGCGCTGCAGCGGCTGTTCGCGCGCGCGGGGCTGCTGAGCCAGGCGAAGGGCTCGGCCTACGTGGAGCTGGAGGCGGGCACGAAGGTGCTGTGCGCGGTGGCGGGGCCGCGGGAGGCGGCCGGAGCCGGGGCCGGGGCGGGCGAGGCGCGCGGCCGGCTGGTGTGCGAGTTCCGGCGCGCGCCCTTCTGCGGGCCCGGCGCGCGCGGGCGGCCCGGCGAGCGCGAGCCGGAGCTGGGGCAGGCGCTGGCCGAGGCGCTGGGGCCGGCCGTGCGCCTGGCGCGCTACCCGCGCGCGCAGCTGGAGGTGAGCGCGCTGCTGCTGCAGGACGGCGGCTCGGCGCTGGCGGCGGCGCTCTGCGCCTGCGGGCTGGCCCTGGCCGACGCCGGCCTCGAGCTCTACGACCTGCCCGCCGCCTGCGCGCTCTGCCGCGCGCCCGACGGCCgctggctgctgcagccctgcgccgCCGAGGAGCGCGCCGCGCGCGCCCGCCTCACCGTCGCGCTCCTGCCCTCGCTGCGCCAGGTCGCCGGCCTGCTGGGCGCCGGCGAGGGCGCGCCCCCCGACGGCTGGGCGCACGCGCTGCGCCTCGCGCTCGACGGCTGCCAGCGCCTGCACGCGCCCCTGCGCCGCTGCCTGCTGGGCGCCGCCCGCCGCGGGGCGCCCGCGCCGCCCCCggggaaggaggagcaggaggaggagggcgccgccgccgccgccgtctGAGCCCGCCCCGAGCTGGAGCTCCGCAGCCTCCGCCGGTGAGCCCCCTTCTCCTCTCCGGGCACCCCCAGACTGGCTCCCCAAAGACTGGCCACGCTGAGCCTGCACTCCCCTCCCCGCCATTCTCCTGTCCAGGCCTGGCTGCTGGCTCTGCTCTGGGTCCGCGAGCCCAGGAGCTGGAGATCCGCAGCCTCTCCTGGGTGAGCTCCACCTCCAGGGCGCCCCAACAGTCTGACCAGGAAGACGCCAAGGAGTTCTCAAAGATTCCCCAAAGACTGGCTGCGCTGAGCCTGGACTCCCCCCATGCTCCCTTTATCCAGGGATGGCTCCTTCCTCTACGCTGGTTCGGTGCGCCCACCCTGGAGCTGGagatctgcagcctctgctgggttagtccctcttctcctctccagaGCACCCTGAGAGCCAAACCAGAAGTACAAGGAGCCCCCCCCATCACCATCAGCTGAGCCTTCGGAAGCACCCCAAAGACTGGTCACGCTGAGCTTGGACTCCCCCCACCCAGGGGTGGCTCCTTTCTTTTGCACCCCACCCTCGGAGCTGGAGATCCACAGCCTCTCCTGGATcagttcctcttctccagggcACCCCAAGAGCCAAACCAAAAGGACACCAAGGAGCCCCCCCATCAACACTGTCAGAGCCTTCAAGGACTCCCTCAAGACTGGCGGTGCTGAGCCTGGACTCCACacaggtggtgggtggggcagcaggtgaggcagagcctccccactggagtccttcgaaaagtgccactcccatgtgaggtgcacaagcaccaacaacccatgcgcagagcaTGGAGAACGTAGTGCACAGGTTGagagtgcttgtgcacctcacacagtgacagcacttttcaaagaactccagtggggaggctctgcctcatctgcctccccacccactgcacatccctggtccAGAGGGGGCTTATTTCTCTCCTCTGTGTTGCTGCATCCAGGAGCTGGAGAGTTGCAGCCTCTCTTGGATGAGcccctcttctcttctccagggctGTGAACCACAGCCAGCTCCATCAAGAGAAAGTCTCCACAGTTCCCCGTTAGGCATCAGCCTTGTGTTTGGCAGCAGAACTGGCAACCCTGGAAATTTGGCTGCAGTTTTGAAGGGAAGCGGAGATTCAAAAGGTGCAGACGCAGACGCAGCATCCTGCAACAGACAGAGCGCACTGGACGGAACATGAATCTGGCCAACTAGACTATGTTCAAGAACTGCTTCATGAGCTTTGCTTTGTGTGTTGCTGTGACCCATTTAgaaagaatgttaaaaaaatattttgttctgtGTATTTTTATATATGGACTGTGTCAAATGAGGTCTCAGGGAAATAAGAAATGAGGCATTTTACTGCTGGTTGAAGTCCAAGGCCACGCCTGTTTTCAGGCTGGTGTTTCAGTGTGGGAATGGTTTCCTTTACTGACCCAAGAAAGCCACCTTTTGGCATGATCCTGCAATTTCTAGgttttaaaatggaaatatttGGGGAAAGGCTGAGATAAAAGTCTGTTGATCTAAATGGGTGGATTGCTTTCACCCTATTTCTTAacgtgtttacttggaagcaggtCTCGTTGATTTCAAGGGAGTTCacattttgaattaaggcagtagTGAACAAAGCAAAATGTTGTCCtttattatatttttgttttggtttaaAAAGCAAGAAGATTGGCTGCATTTCCCCCCAAGGACcatttccattttttctttctttctttatttgatTGGCTTCTAGCATGTATCCTTTCACTACTTTTCTGAATCCTCCTTTTGCAGGCTAGTAGCCTCATACATTCCTTTCCTGGTCAACCCTAAATGG from Tiliqua scincoides isolate rTilSci1 chromosome 9, rTilSci1.hap2, whole genome shotgun sequence includes these protein-coding regions:
- the EXOSC6 gene encoding exosome complex component MTR3; its protein translation is MPLDHRRVPGPEESQSPLLFARGGGEAGAGAGGVPGPARDPAALQRLFARAGLLSQAKGSAYVELEAGTKVLCAVAGPREAAGAGAGAGEARGRLVCEFRRAPFCGPGARGRPGEREPELGQALAEALGPAVRLARYPRAQLEVSALLLQDGGSALAAALCACGLALADAGLELYDLPAACALCRAPDGRWLLQPCAAEERAARARLTVALLPSLRQVAGLLGAGEGAPPDGWAHALRLALDGCQRLHAPLRRCLLGAARRGAPAPPPGKEEQEEEGAAAAAV